The window AAACGTGAACTCGGCTCGGTGAATGATTTCATCGTCGATGGCAACCGTATCTATCTGGTAGATCAGAATGACCGCGTGCTGGCGTTAACCACTGACGGCGGCGTAACGCTGTGGACGCAGAGCGATCTGCTTCACCGTCTGCTGACGTCTCCGGCGCTGTATAATGGCAATCTGGTTGTCGGCGATAGCGAAGGCTATCTGCACTGGATTAACATTGATGATGGCCGCTTTGTGGCCCAGCAGAAAGTCGACAGCTCCGGTTTCCTGACCGAGCCAGTATCGGCTGATGGTAAACTGCTGATCCAAGCGAAAGACGGTACGCTGTATTCAATTACGCGTTAATCGTCCTGCCGCTCGCTTTGCAAAACGGCTCCTGGTGCAGGGGCCGTTTTCCTGTTTTTAACAATGGCATAAAAATACGTCCGTTGTCTGATGATTTTTTAAATGAGGCTTTAAACATGGTACCTGTGGTCGCGCTTGTCGGGCGCCCTAACGTTGGCAAATCCACGTTATTTAACCGTCTAACTCGCACCCGAGATGCGCTGGTTGCGGATTTCCCGGGTCTGACTCGTGACCGTAAGTACGGTCGTGCTGAGATTGAAGGACGCGAGTTTATCTGTGTTGATACCGGCGGTATTGATGGCACCGAAGACGGGGTAGAAACCCGCATGGCTGCACAGTCGCTGCTAGCCATCGAAGAAGCGGATGTTGTGCTGTTCATGGTTGATGCGCGTGCTGGCCTGATGCCGGCAGATGAAGCCATCGCCAAACATCTGCGTTCGCGCCAAAAACCGACTTTCCTGGTCGCCAACAAAACTGACGGACTCGATCCGGATCAGGCGGTGGTTGATTTTTATTCGCTGGGGTTAGGTGAAATTCACCCGATCGCAGCTTCTCACGGTCGTGGTGTTCTCAGCCTGCTGGAGCACGTTCTGCTGCCGTGGATGGATGACGTAGCGCCGCAGGAAGAAGTGGATGAAGACGCGGAATACTGGGCGAAGCTGGAAGCCGAAGAAAACGGTGAAGAAGAGCCTGAAGACGACTTCAATCCGCAGGATCTGCCAATCAAACTGGCGATTGTCGGGCGTCCGAACGTCGGTAAGTCCACACTCACTAACCGTATTCTCGGCGAAGACCGCGTGGTGGTTTACGATATGCCGGGAACCACGCGTGACAGTATTTATATCCCGATGGAACGTGACGGTCGCGAATATGTGCTGATCGACACTGCAGGCGTGCGTAAGCGCGGAAAAATTACCGAAGCGGTAGAAAAATTCTCCGTTATCAAGACGCTGCAGGCGATTGAAGACGCCAACGTGGTGATGCTGGTGATTGATGCCCGCGAAGGTATTTCCGATCAGGATCTGTCGCTACTGGGCTTTATTCTCAATAGTGGGCGCTCACTTGTCATCGTCGTCAACAAGTGGGACGGCCTGACCCAGGAAGTGAAAGAGCAGGTTAAAGAGACGCTGGACTTCCGTCTGGGCTTTATCGATTTTGCCCGCGTGCACTTTATCTCTGCGCTGCACGGCAGTGGTGTGGGTAATCTGTTTGAGTCAGTGCGTGAAGCGTATGACAGCTCAACCCGCCGCGTCAGTACCGCGATGCTGACCCGTATCATGACCATGGCGACAGAAGATCACCAGCCGCCGCTGGTGCGCGGTCGTCGTGTGAAGTTGAAATATGCGCATGCTGGTGGCTATAACCCACCAATTGTGGTGATTCACGGCAACCAGGTTAAAGACCTGCCTGATTCCTACAAACGTTATCTTATGAACTACTTCCGTAAGTCGCTGGAAGTGATGGGTACGCCGATCCGTATTCAGTTCAAAGAAGGGGAAAACCCGTATGCGAATAAGCGTAATACGTTGACGCCAACACAAATGCGCAAGCGTAAGCGTTTGATTCAACATATTAAAAAAAGTAAGTAACCCTTGCTGATTATGAAAACCCGCGCTTGTCGCGGGTTTTTTTCGTCTGTTTATAGTCCTGTGTGTCTGTATAATGTCAATGACTATTCTTTTTTGACCAAGTTTAAATCTAAGAAAGTAGACAATTGTCGAATTTTCATCTTAAAGTGCAGGGGGTGGTACTAGACAAAACTGGCTCCAGACCCTCAAATGGCTAATTAACTTTTCGCTACCTGTAAAAAAATCGACCAGATACATAACTGGCCGGCGTACAGCGTGGTGTTTACTCGCACAACACATATCTTTTCAGGAGAATTATGCAACCGTCTACTCAACCACAAGAAAGCCGAACGTTCTTCGGCCATCCCTATCCGCTAGGCTCGCTATTTTTCACGGAGATGTGGGAGCGTTTTTCGTTTTACGGCATCCGTCCGTTACTGATCTTATTTATGGCGGCCACCGTTTATGACGGTGGAATGGGGCTGGCGCGTGAAAATGCCTCTGCGATTGTCGGTATCTTTGCCGGTACCATGTATCTCGCTGCACTGCCGGGGGGCTGGCTGGCGGATAACTGGCTCGGCCAGCAGAAAGCGGTGTGGTATGGCTCTATTCTGATTGCGCTCGGCCACCTGTCGATTGCGCTCTCTGCCATCATGGGTAACAACCTGTTCTTTATCGGCCTGATGTTCATCGTGCTGGGTTCTGGTCTGTTTAAGACCTGTATTTCGGTCATGGTCGGTACGCTGTATAAAAAAGGCGATGCGCGCCGTGATGGCGGTTTCTCGCTGTTCTATATGGGCATCAACATCGGTTCGTTCATAGCACCGTTGATCTCCGGCTGGCTGATTAAAACGCATGGCTGGCACTGGGGTTTTGGTATTGGCGGTATCGGGATGCTGGTAGCTTTGATTATCTTCCGTATCTTTGCCGTACCGGCGATGAAACGTTACGATAGCGAAGTGGGGCTGGACTCCACCTGGAACAACCCGGTAGCGAAGAAAAACGGTGTCGGTGCGTGGTTACTCGCGCTGGCTGC of the Citrobacter freundii genome contains:
- the der gene encoding ribosome biogenesis GTPase Der, translated to MVPVVALVGRPNVGKSTLFNRLTRTRDALVADFPGLTRDRKYGRAEIEGREFICVDTGGIDGTEDGVETRMAAQSLLAIEEADVVLFMVDARAGLMPADEAIAKHLRSRQKPTFLVANKTDGLDPDQAVVDFYSLGLGEIHPIAASHGRGVLSLLEHVLLPWMDDVAPQEEVDEDAEYWAKLEAEENGEEEPEDDFNPQDLPIKLAIVGRPNVGKSTLTNRILGEDRVVVYDMPGTTRDSIYIPMERDGREYVLIDTAGVRKRGKITEAVEKFSVIKTLQAIEDANVVMLVIDAREGISDQDLSLLGFILNSGRSLVIVVNKWDGLTQEVKEQVKETLDFRLGFIDFARVHFISALHGSGVGNLFESVREAYDSSTRRVSTAMLTRIMTMATEDHQPPLVRGRRVKLKYAHAGGYNPPIVVIHGNQVKDLPDSYKRYLMNYFRKSLEVMGTPIRIQFKEGENPYANKRNTLTPTQMRKRKRLIQHIKKSK